In one window of Leifsonia sp. NPDC080035 DNA:
- a CDS encoding Pls/PosA family non-ribosomal peptide synthetase, with protein MTDDAGPDAILSRSAAAPAPRTLVDILRETALRYPEASAIEDARGALSYRELVARVLATAARLREGGVRRGDRVGVRMTSGSRELYVAILSVLAAGAAYVPVDADDPDERAELVFGEAAVRGIVTDDGYRAHTAGPGAPIALAGVAAHPSTSAHPVVDPPTPDDDAWIIFTSGSTGTPKGVAVSHRSAAAFVDAEARLFLRDDPIGPGDRVLAGLSVAFDASCEEMWLAWRHGACLVPAPRSLVRTGMDLGPWLAARRISIVSTVPTLAALWPVEALDTVRMLIFGGEACPPELVNRLAVEGREVWNTYGPTEATVVACASLLTAGEPVRIGLPLDGWDLAVVDESGAPVRDGQSGELIIGGVGLARYLDPGKDAEKYAPLPSLGWERAYRSGDLVRFDPDGLFYLGRADDQVKVGGRRIELGEVEAALQQLPGVSGAAAAVRRSAAGNDILVGYLAVPEQAAFSRAESLAILRAELPAALVPLLAVVDELPVRTSGKVDRAALPWPIDDAAAADTPALDPVSAALADDWRSVLGLPVGGPDDNFFDLGGGSLAAAQLVSLIRRRHPDVTVADIYAHPRFGAMAEALADSATSGSAASTHVVPRTPRRMQWLQTLLAVPLFILSGVRWLLYLLTAAAVLRPLGGFGFLPPVDLAWLIVGLLVFVTPWGRMAVAVLAARLLLAGVKAGDYPRGGGVHLRLWLAEQVAHQIGAASLAGAPWISYYARALGAQIGPGVDLHALPPVTGMLRIGAGASVEPEVDLAGYWIDGDLVRIGEIRIGAGSSVGARSSLMPGAKIGRNATVAPGSAVFGRVPAGQNWAGSPAVRVGRSHEWWPAERPERRTRWLWAYAGASLVVSLVPVIAFAAGGIVVAGFVRGATGLDDAAGRAAIGLVPGTLFAGAVLAGLVVVLVRLLGLGIAEGVFPVRSRIGWQVWSTERLLDLARTVLFPLYSSLFTPIWLRMLGARVGRDVEASTVLLLPAMTRIRDGAFLADDTLVASYELGGGYVRVAAVDIGARAFLGNSGMAGGGNRVPRDGLVAVLSFAPRKAKAGTSWLGSPPVRLRRQPQDADLGRTYAPSTGLRVARTLWELLRIVPVIVTCAIGIAVLFALAAIVESTGVGWAIVASGPVLLVAGAVAAAISTAAKWALLGRLRAGERPLWSSFVWRSEVSDTFTEMVAAPWFAWAAAGTPALVWWLRSLGARIGQGVWIDSYWLPEADLVELGDASTVNRGCVVQTHLFHDRIMSMDEVSIERGGTLGPHSVILPAAAIGADATVGPASLVMRGETVPARSRWSGNPIGPWREVVVRDYRASR; from the coding sequence GTGACAGACGACGCCGGGCCCGACGCCATCCTCTCCCGTTCCGCAGCCGCGCCCGCACCCCGGACGCTCGTCGACATCCTCAGGGAGACCGCGCTGCGCTACCCGGAGGCCTCGGCGATCGAAGACGCCCGTGGCGCGCTCAGCTACCGCGAGCTCGTCGCGCGGGTGCTCGCCACGGCCGCGCGGCTCCGCGAGGGCGGCGTGCGCCGCGGCGACCGGGTCGGCGTGCGGATGACCTCCGGCAGCAGGGAGCTGTACGTCGCGATCCTCTCCGTGCTCGCGGCGGGCGCGGCCTACGTCCCCGTCGACGCCGACGATCCGGACGAGCGCGCCGAACTGGTCTTCGGCGAGGCGGCCGTGCGCGGGATCGTCACCGATGACGGCTACCGCGCCCACACAGCGGGCCCCGGCGCACCGATCGCCCTGGCGGGCGTGGCCGCCCACCCGAGCACGTCGGCGCATCCCGTCGTCGACCCGCCGACCCCGGACGACGACGCCTGGATCATCTTCACCTCCGGTTCGACGGGCACGCCGAAGGGGGTCGCCGTGAGCCATCGCTCCGCAGCGGCGTTCGTGGACGCCGAGGCCCGGCTGTTCCTCCGGGACGACCCGATCGGACCGGGCGATCGCGTGCTCGCCGGCCTCTCGGTCGCGTTCGACGCCTCCTGCGAGGAGATGTGGCTCGCCTGGCGGCACGGCGCCTGCCTCGTCCCTGCGCCGCGCTCGCTCGTGCGGACCGGAATGGATCTGGGGCCGTGGCTCGCCGCGCGCCGCATCTCCATCGTGTCCACCGTGCCGACGCTCGCGGCGCTCTGGCCCGTCGAGGCGCTGGACACCGTGCGGATGCTGATCTTCGGCGGGGAGGCGTGCCCGCCGGAGCTCGTGAACCGCCTGGCGGTGGAGGGCCGGGAGGTGTGGAACACCTACGGGCCGACCGAGGCGACGGTCGTCGCGTGCGCGAGCCTGCTCACCGCCGGGGAACCGGTGCGGATCGGGCTGCCGCTCGACGGCTGGGACCTCGCGGTCGTGGACGAGTCGGGCGCGCCGGTGCGTGACGGGCAGTCCGGCGAGCTGATCATCGGCGGCGTCGGCCTCGCCCGCTACCTGGATCCGGGGAAGGACGCGGAGAAGTACGCACCGCTCCCCTCGCTCGGCTGGGAGCGCGCCTACCGCAGCGGCGACCTGGTCCGGTTCGACCCGGACGGCCTCTTCTACCTCGGGCGTGCCGACGACCAGGTGAAGGTGGGCGGCCGTCGCATCGAGCTCGGCGAGGTGGAGGCGGCGCTGCAGCAGCTGCCCGGCGTCTCGGGAGCCGCGGCCGCCGTGCGCAGGAGTGCCGCCGGCAACGACATCCTGGTCGGCTACCTCGCGGTCCCGGAGCAGGCGGCGTTCTCGCGCGCGGAGTCGCTCGCGATCCTGCGCGCGGAGCTGCCCGCCGCCCTGGTGCCGCTTCTCGCCGTCGTGGACGAGCTGCCGGTGCGCACCTCGGGCAAGGTGGACAGGGCGGCGCTGCCGTGGCCGATCGACGACGCCGCAGCCGCGGACACGCCGGCGCTCGACCCGGTGTCGGCCGCGCTCGCCGACGATTGGCGCAGCGTCCTCGGCCTGCCGGTCGGCGGCCCCGACGACAACTTCTTCGACCTCGGCGGCGGCTCGCTGGCTGCGGCCCAGCTCGTCTCGCTGATCCGGCGCAGGCATCCCGACGTCACGGTCGCCGACATCTACGCGCACCCGCGCTTCGGCGCGATGGCCGAGGCCTTGGCGGACAGCGCCACCTCCGGCTCCGCCGCCTCCACGCACGTCGTGCCGCGTACGCCGCGACGGATGCAGTGGCTGCAGACCCTGCTCGCCGTGCCGCTGTTCATCCTGAGCGGGGTGCGCTGGCTGCTCTATCTGCTCACGGCGGCGGCGGTGCTCCGCCCGCTCGGCGGTTTCGGCTTCCTGCCACCGGTGGACCTCGCCTGGCTGATCGTCGGCCTGCTCGTGTTCGTGACCCCGTGGGGAAGGATGGCGGTCGCCGTCCTCGCCGCACGGCTGCTGCTCGCGGGGGTGAAGGCGGGCGACTACCCGCGCGGCGGCGGCGTGCACCTGCGGCTCTGGCTGGCCGAGCAGGTTGCGCACCAGATCGGTGCGGCGAGCCTCGCCGGCGCCCCGTGGATCAGTTACTACGCGCGCGCGCTCGGCGCGCAGATCGGGCCGGGCGTCGATCTGCACGCGCTGCCGCCGGTCACCGGGATGCTGCGCATCGGCGCCGGGGCGTCCGTCGAACCGGAGGTCGACCTGGCCGGCTACTGGATCGACGGCGACCTCGTGCGCATCGGCGAGATCCGCATCGGTGCCGGCAGCTCGGTCGGCGCGCGCTCGTCGCTGATGCCGGGCGCGAAGATCGGCAGGAACGCCACCGTCGCGCCAGGGTCCGCCGTCTTCGGCCGGGTGCCGGCGGGCCAGAACTGGGCCGGCTCCCCCGCGGTGCGCGTCGGGCGCTCGCACGAGTGGTGGCCGGCGGAGCGTCCGGAGCGGCGCACCCGGTGGCTGTGGGCGTACGCGGGGGCGTCCCTTGTCGTCTCCCTCGTCCCCGTGATCGCGTTCGCCGCGGGCGGGATCGTGGTCGCCGGTTTCGTGCGCGGCGCGACGGGCCTGGACGACGCGGCCGGCCGTGCGGCGATCGGGCTGGTCCCCGGAACGCTTTTCGCCGGTGCGGTGCTGGCCGGACTCGTCGTGGTGCTCGTCCGGCTGCTCGGACTCGGGATCGCCGAGGGCGTGTTCCCGGTGCGCAGCCGCATCGGCTGGCAGGTCTGGTCCACCGAGCGGCTGCTCGACCTCGCCAGGACCGTGCTGTTCCCGCTCTACTCCAGCCTGTTCACGCCGATCTGGCTGCGGATGCTCGGCGCGCGCGTCGGCAGGGACGTCGAGGCGTCGACCGTGCTGCTGCTCCCGGCGATGACCCGGATCAGGGACGGCGCCTTCCTCGCCGACGACACCCTGGTGGCGTCCTACGAACTGGGCGGCGGCTACGTGCGGGTCGCGGCCGTCGACATCGGAGCGCGCGCCTTCCTCGGCAACTCCGGGATGGCGGGCGGCGGCAACCGGGTGCCGCGCGACGGCCTGGTGGCCGTGCTCTCCTTCGCGCCCCGCAAGGCGAAGGCGGGGACCTCCTGGCTCGGCTCGCCGCCGGTGCGGCTGCGCCGGCAGCCGCAGGACGCCGACCTCGGCCGCACCTACGCGCCGTCGACCGGCCTCCGCGTGGCCAGGACGCTGTGGGAGCTGCTTCGGATCGTGCCGGTGATCGTCACCTGCGCGATCGGCATCGCGGTGCTGTTCGCACTCGCGGCGATCGTGGAGTCGACGGGCGTCGGCTGGGCGATCGTGGCGAGTGGGCCCGTCCTGCTGGTTGCCGGGGCGGTCGCCGCGGCGATCAGCACCGCCGCCAAGTGGGCGCTGCTCGGCCGGCTGCGCGCGGGCGAGCGTCCGCTGTGGTCGTCGTTCGTCTGGCGCAGCGAGGTGTCGGACACCTTCACCGAGATGGTCGCCGCCCCGTGGTTCGCCTGGGCGGCGGCCGGCACGCCGGCGCTCGTCTGGTGGCTGCGCAGCCTCGGCGCCCGCATCGGGCAGGGCGTGTGGATCGACAGCTACTGGCTCCCGGAGGCGGATCTGGTCGAGCTGGGCGACGCATCCACCGTGAACCGGGGCTGCGTCGTGCAGACGCACCTGTTCCATGATCGAATCATGAGCATGGACGAGGTCAGCATCGAGCGGGGCGGGACGCTCGGCCCGCACAGTGTCATCCTGCCCGCTGCGGCGATCGGGGCCGACGCGACGGTCGGCCCGGCGTCGCTGGTGATGCGCGGGGAGACGGTGCCGGCGCGCAGCAGGTGGAGCGGCAACCCGATCGGGCCGTGGCGCGAGGTCGTCGTGCGCGACTACCGGGCGAGCCGATGA
- a CDS encoding M1 family metallopeptidase: MSLATGDATARLYLPRSGTFDYSVLSYDIDLGYRVATNRLDATAVIRARAEVDLSAVVLDLVHLRAKRVRLDGDKRVKFAQSPTHLRIRPSSPIPRGTEFTVEVVYDGSPSPRRTRWGTLGWEELSDGVIVASQPSGAPTWFPCNDRPSDKAAYRIRVTTEQPYTVLATGELVEHSVSAGRGTWVFEREEPTATYLAAVQIGRYVLEPRRTAGVEWVIAYPAELARRVLADFAPVGRMLECFQERFGPYPFPSYTIVVTEDPLEIPLEAQAMATFGSSHADGRGGSTRLIAHELAHQWFGNSVGVETWRDIWLNEGFACYAEWLWSEYDGGPSANTLARTHHALLRAKPRDLVLGDPGVDSMFDDRVYKRGGCLLHALRLRLGDERFFDLLRAWTAAKRFGTASGADFEELAASFSPEPLAEFFDAWLRQTRLPALSA, encoded by the coding sequence ATGAGCCTGGCGACGGGCGACGCCACCGCGCGGCTGTACCTCCCGCGCTCGGGGACGTTCGACTACTCGGTGCTCTCCTACGACATCGACCTCGGCTACCGCGTCGCGACGAACCGGCTGGATGCGACGGCCGTCATCCGCGCGCGGGCGGAGGTGGACTTGTCCGCCGTCGTGCTCGACCTCGTGCACCTGCGGGCCAAGCGGGTGCGGCTGGACGGGGACAAGCGCGTCAAGTTCGCCCAGTCCCCCACCCATCTGCGGATCCGGCCGTCCTCACCCATCCCCCGCGGCACCGAGTTCACCGTCGAGGTGGTCTACGACGGCTCTCCGTCGCCGCGGCGCACACGCTGGGGGACGCTCGGGTGGGAGGAGCTCAGCGACGGCGTGATCGTCGCATCCCAGCCCTCCGGAGCCCCGACCTGGTTCCCCTGCAACGACCGGCCGTCGGACAAGGCGGCCTACCGCATCCGGGTGACCACCGAGCAGCCGTACACCGTGCTCGCGACCGGCGAGCTCGTCGAGCACTCCGTGAGCGCCGGGCGCGGCACCTGGGTGTTCGAGCGCGAGGAGCCGACGGCGACGTACCTCGCGGCCGTGCAGATCGGCCGGTACGTGCTCGAGCCGCGGAGGACGGCCGGAGTGGAGTGGGTGATCGCCTACCCCGCGGAGCTGGCGCGGCGGGTGCTCGCGGACTTCGCGCCGGTCGGCCGGATGCTGGAGTGCTTCCAGGAGCGCTTCGGCCCGTACCCGTTCCCCTCGTACACGATCGTGGTGACGGAGGACCCGCTGGAGATCCCGCTCGAGGCGCAGGCGATGGCCACCTTCGGCTCCTCGCACGCGGACGGCAGGGGCGGTTCCACCCGGCTGATCGCGCACGAGCTCGCGCACCAGTGGTTCGGCAACAGCGTCGGCGTCGAGACGTGGCGGGACATTTGGCTGAACGAGGGCTTCGCCTGCTACGCGGAGTGGCTCTGGTCGGAGTACGACGGCGGGCCGTCGGCGAACACGCTGGCGCGCACGCACCACGCGCTGCTGCGGGCGAAGCCGCGGGACCTCGTCCTCGGCGATCCTGGTGTCGACTCGATGTTCGACGACCGCGTCTACAAGCGCGGCGGCTGCCTGCTGCACGCGCTGCGGCTGCGGCTGGGCGACGAGCGCTTCTTCGACCTGCTCCGCGCCTGGACGGCGGCCAAGCGGTTCGGGACGGCGAGCGGCGCGGACTTCGAGGAGCTCGCCGCCTCCTTCTCGCCCGAACCGCTGGCGGAGTTCTTCGACGCGTGGCTGCGTCAGACCCGGCTGCCCGCGCTCAGCGCCTGA
- a CDS encoding glycosyltransferase: MPDTSGTHTTPPAPAPQKPLTILMGCDTFPPDVNGAARFAERLAAGLVERGHDVHIVAPAASRKHGTWVEEHEGAKMTAHRLRSWRWYPHDWLRFALPWTSKANARRVLDEVKPDVVHFQSHIVIGRGLAYEAQKRGIRIVATNHVMPENIIEFTRLPRFLHHTFVSLAWKDARKSFDRAEAITTPTRRAAEFLEKATGLRGVHAISCGIDAQNYTPDFSPRTGNSILFVGRVTGEKQIDVLLKAMTLLPASLDAKLEIVGGGDQFKNLQALAETLGIADRVTFLGYVTDEELREAYTRATVFAMPSIAELQSIATMEAMASALPVVAADAMALPHLVHDGENGHLFRPGDAQDLADKLESVLTLPQDELDVLKNASLRIVAAHDIQRTISTFESLYRGEPVADPVTDAAPGVPAPE, from the coding sequence GTGCCTGATACGAGCGGAACGCACACCACCCCGCCCGCCCCGGCCCCGCAGAAGCCGCTGACCATCCTGATGGGATGCGACACCTTCCCGCCGGACGTCAACGGAGCCGCCCGGTTCGCGGAGCGCCTGGCCGCCGGCCTCGTCGAGCGCGGCCACGACGTCCACATCGTCGCCCCCGCCGCGAGCCGCAAGCACGGCACCTGGGTGGAGGAGCACGAGGGCGCGAAGATGACCGCGCACCGGCTGCGCAGCTGGCGCTGGTACCCGCACGACTGGCTGCGCTTCGCCCTGCCGTGGACGAGCAAGGCGAACGCCAGGCGCGTCCTGGACGAGGTGAAGCCGGACGTCGTCCACTTCCAGTCGCACATCGTCATCGGCCGCGGCCTCGCCTACGAGGCGCAGAAGCGCGGCATCCGCATCGTCGCGACCAACCACGTGATGCCGGAGAACATCATCGAGTTCACCCGGCTGCCCCGCTTCCTCCACCACACCTTCGTGTCCCTGGCCTGGAAGGACGCGCGGAAGAGCTTCGACCGCGCCGAGGCGATCACCACGCCGACCCGGCGGGCGGCGGAGTTCCTGGAGAAGGCGACCGGGCTGCGTGGCGTGCACGCGATCTCGTGCGGCATCGACGCGCAGAACTACACGCCCGACTTCTCCCCGCGCACGGGCAACAGCATCCTCTTCGTCGGCCGGGTCACGGGCGAGAAGCAGATCGACGTGCTGCTGAAGGCGATGACCCTCTTGCCTGCCTCCCTGGACGCGAAGCTGGAGATCGTCGGAGGGGGCGACCAGTTCAAGAACCTGCAGGCGTTGGCCGAGACGCTCGGCATCGCCGACCGGGTCACGTTCCTCGGCTACGTGACGGACGAGGAGCTGCGCGAGGCGTACACGCGCGCCACGGTGTTCGCGATGCCGTCCATCGCCGAGCTGCAGTCGATCGCCACGATGGAGGCGATGGCCTCGGCACTGCCCGTTGTCGCCGCCGACGCGATGGCGCTGCCGCACCTCGTCCACGACGGCGAGAACGGACACCTGTTCCGCCCGGGAGACGCGCAGGACCTCGCCGACAAGCTGGAGAGCGTGCTCACGCTGCCGCAGGACGAGCTGGATGTGCTCAAGAACGCGTCGCTGCGCATCGTGGCCGCCCACGACATCCAGCGCACGATCAGCACCTTCGAGAGCCTGTATCGTGGAGAGCCGGTGGCCGACCCGGTGACGGACGCGGCCCCCGGAGTGCCCGCCCCGGAGTGA
- a CDS encoding DMT family transporter, protein MATELMDAIALAYQPSQLLGIPVALVGACFLSIGAQLQHHGVAKVESQTQNASDGLNMKQLGLLLARPSWVVGTLLLGLAIVFQLVSLKLSPIILVQPLGVVGLVITSILNARLSGVKLNRPSIIAICLCVGGVGAFVVIAAVFAQDLPVTNRSLIIILLVLAVVLVLFVLAFLFLRHRFKAIFYIVGAGILYGFVATLAKVAIDRISHREWDWLLVLCIVALLAAAVLGAYFVQNAYSSGPPDLVIAGLTVIDPLVAVTIGIVVLDEAAGAPWWAMVGFALTGAVAIWGVFQLSRHHPQANGETPVSERLTGPLEESSLD, encoded by the coding sequence GTGGCAACGGAACTGATGGACGCGATCGCGCTGGCCTACCAGCCGAGCCAGCTCCTCGGCATCCCGGTCGCGCTCGTCGGGGCCTGCTTCCTCTCGATCGGCGCGCAGCTGCAGCACCACGGTGTGGCGAAGGTGGAGTCGCAGACGCAGAACGCCTCCGACGGCCTGAACATGAAGCAGCTCGGTCTGCTGCTCGCCCGCCCGTCCTGGGTGGTGGGGACGCTGCTGCTCGGCCTCGCCATCGTCTTCCAGCTGGTCAGCCTCAAGCTCTCGCCGATCATCCTGGTGCAGCCGCTCGGCGTCGTCGGACTGGTGATCACCAGCATCCTGAACGCCCGGCTGAGCGGGGTGAAGCTGAACCGGCCCTCGATCATCGCGATCTGCCTGTGCGTCGGCGGCGTCGGCGCGTTCGTGGTCATCGCGGCCGTCTTCGCCCAGGACCTCCCGGTGACGAATCGGTCGCTCATCATCATCCTCCTCGTCCTCGCGGTCGTACTGGTCCTGTTCGTGCTGGCGTTCCTGTTCCTGCGGCACCGGTTCAAGGCGATCTTCTACATCGTCGGCGCCGGCATCCTCTACGGTTTCGTCGCGACGCTCGCCAAGGTCGCCATCGACCGCATCTCGCACCGCGAGTGGGACTGGCTGCTCGTGCTCTGCATCGTGGCGCTGCTTGCCGCCGCCGTGCTCGGTGCGTACTTCGTGCAGAACGCCTATTCGTCGGGTCCTCCCGACCTCGTGATCGCCGGGCTCACGGTGATCGACCCGCTGGTCGCGGTGACGATCGGCATCGTCGTGCTCGACGAGGCGGCGGGCGCGCCCTGGTGGGCCATGGTCGGCTTCGCCCTGACCGGCGCCGTCGCGATCTGGGGCGTCTTCCAGCTCTCCCGCCACCACCCGCAGGCCAATGGCGAGACGCCCGTGTCCGAGCGTCTTACCGGCCCGCTGGAGGAAAGCAGCCTAGACTAG
- the def gene encoding peptide deformylase: MAVLPIRITGDPVLHARASEVVDIDDDLRTLVADMFETMDEAPGVGLAGPQVGVPLRLFVYGWTDDDDVLHRGVAINPVLWLSPLAVGEPDEESESEGCLSFPGERFPLRRAERVILQALDLDGQPFEVHAEGWLARIFQHEYDHLDGVLYVDRLAHPYGKAALKVQRKNSWGVPGLSWLPGRDHLED, encoded by the coding sequence ATGGCCGTCCTCCCCATCCGGATCACCGGAGACCCCGTGCTGCACGCCCGCGCCTCCGAGGTCGTCGACATCGACGACGACCTGCGCACCCTGGTCGCCGACATGTTCGAGACGATGGACGAGGCGCCCGGCGTCGGCCTCGCCGGCCCCCAGGTCGGCGTTCCGCTGCGGCTGTTCGTGTACGGCTGGACGGACGACGACGACGTGCTGCACCGCGGCGTCGCGATCAACCCGGTGCTGTGGCTCTCGCCGCTGGCCGTCGGCGAGCCGGACGAGGAGAGCGAGTCCGAGGGGTGCTTGTCGTTCCCCGGCGAGCGGTTCCCGCTGCGCCGCGCCGAGCGCGTCATCCTGCAGGCGCTCGACCTGGACGGCCAGCCGTTCGAGGTGCACGCGGAGGGCTGGCTCGCCCGCATCTTCCAACACGAGTACGACCACCTGGACGGCGTGCTCTACGTCGACCGCCTGGCGCATCCCTATGGGAAGGCCGCGCTGAAGGTGCAGCGCAAGAACTCGTGGGGCGTCCCCGGCCTCAGCTGGCTGCCCGGCCGGGACCACCTGGAGGACTGA
- a CDS encoding ATP-binding protein: MTPLLTVVAAVLLAAAIVFPALWLLERTRRRRLAETRDESEWDRVDRELELAEQAGRFRIVGELADVSVQAVGRLVSQAEGLRYAASSDPAAASRSAAALETTARDALADLRRLQNVVGEGAQASQPHPELHSARDLFRIMREAGLVVSFTETGERFELRQGAELAIFRILQTSLGNALEHGGSGTNVAVGFTWTADGLQVSVDDDGIRAAARRQGLDREGVDQATAYSFEDDLRAITEHLEGAGLAELRERAALFGGVLTAKSVPGVGFSLSVVFPSLRHHNGVHGVPLSR; the protein is encoded by the coding sequence ATGACCCCGCTCCTGACCGTCGTCGCCGCTGTGCTGCTCGCCGCCGCGATCGTGTTCCCCGCGCTCTGGCTTCTCGAGCGCACCCGCCGCAGGCGCCTCGCCGAGACGCGGGACGAGTCGGAATGGGACCGCGTAGACCGGGAGCTGGAGCTGGCCGAACAGGCCGGCCGGTTCCGGATCGTCGGCGAGCTCGCGGACGTCTCCGTGCAGGCGGTCGGGCGGCTCGTCTCCCAGGCGGAGGGCCTGCGCTACGCCGCCTCGTCCGACCCGGCGGCCGCCTCGCGCTCCGCGGCGGCGCTCGAGACCACGGCGCGCGACGCGCTGGCGGATCTGCGCCGACTGCAGAACGTGGTGGGGGAGGGCGCGCAGGCCTCGCAGCCGCATCCCGAGCTGCACTCGGCGCGCGACCTGTTCCGCATCATGCGCGAGGCGGGACTCGTCGTCAGCTTCACCGAGACCGGGGAGCGCTTCGAGCTGCGCCAGGGCGCGGAGCTCGCGATCTTCCGCATCCTGCAGACCAGCCTCGGCAACGCGCTCGAGCACGGCGGCTCGGGCACGAACGTCGCCGTCGGCTTCACATGGACGGCGGACGGGCTCCAGGTGAGCGTGGACGACGACGGGATCCGCGCCGCAGCACGGCGCCAGGGCCTCGACCGCGAGGGCGTCGACCAGGCGACGGCGTACTCGTTCGAGGACGACCTCCGCGCGATCACCGAGCACCTGGAGGGTGCGGGCCTCGCGGAGCTGCGCGAGCGGGCGGCGCTGTTCGGCGGCGTCCTCACCGCGAAGTCCGTGCCCGGGGTGGGCTTCTCGCTCTCGGTGGTGTTCCCGAGCCTGCGGCACCACAACGGTGTGCACGGGGTGCCGCTCAGCCGTTGA
- a CDS encoding SHOCT domain-containing protein, translating into MLTALATTAVPCAVTWGGPWFGWWWIFIPIFWIAVFVLIFGFAGRRWRRAAAARGGYGPGGYGPGWGHSATRSAEQTLAQRYANGDIDEQEYRARLEVLRANRSDGA; encoded by the coding sequence ATGCTCACTGCACTGGCTACGACCGCCGTGCCCTGCGCCGTCACCTGGGGCGGCCCCTGGTTCGGCTGGTGGTGGATCTTCATCCCGATCTTCTGGATCGCCGTCTTCGTCCTGATCTTCGGCTTCGCCGGCCGCCGCTGGCGCCGCGCCGCCGCCGCCCGGGGCGGATACGGTCCCGGCGGATACGGACCAGGCTGGGGCCACTCGGCCACCCGCTCGGCGGAGCAGACGCTCGCGCAGCGCTACGCGAACGGCGACATCGACGAGCAGGAGTACCGGGCGCGACTGGAGGTGCTGCGCGCCAACCGGTCGGACGGCGCCTGA
- a CDS encoding response regulator transcription factor, with translation MIRVLLADDQHLVRAGFRALLEAEPDLEVVGEAATGRDALAQVRETRPDIVLMDIRMPDGDGLWATGEIVGDPGLAGTRIVVVTTFELDEYVAQAIVAGASGFLVKDTEPVELLRAVRVVAAGDALLSPGVTRRLIERVAGGLRPPEDTAALAGLTEREREVLALVGHGLTNTEIGERLYLSPLTAKTHVSRIMTKLDARDRVRLVVIAYETGLVQPGWQ, from the coding sequence GTGATCCGCGTGCTGCTGGCGGACGACCAGCACCTCGTGCGGGCGGGCTTCCGCGCCCTGCTGGAGGCGGAGCCGGACCTGGAGGTGGTCGGCGAGGCGGCGACCGGCCGGGACGCGCTGGCGCAGGTGCGCGAGACGCGGCCGGACATCGTCCTCATGGACATCCGGATGCCCGACGGCGACGGGCTGTGGGCGACCGGGGAGATCGTCGGCGATCCCGGCCTCGCGGGCACCCGCATCGTGGTCGTCACGACCTTCGAGCTGGACGAATACGTCGCCCAGGCCATCGTTGCCGGCGCGAGCGGGTTCCTCGTGAAGGACACCGAGCCGGTGGAGCTGCTGCGCGCCGTGCGGGTGGTCGCGGCCGGCGACGCGCTGCTGTCTCCGGGCGTCACCCGCCGGCTGATCGAGCGGGTAGCGGGCGGGCTGCGGCCGCCGGAGGACACCGCCGCCCTCGCCGGGCTCACCGAGCGCGAGCGCGAAGTCCTCGCGCTGGTCGGCCACGGGCTCACCAACACCGAGATCGGCGAGCGGCTGTACCTCAGCCCGCTCACCGCCAAGACGCACGTCTCCCGCATCATGACGAAGCTGGATGCGCGCGACCGGGTGCGCCTCGTGGTGATCGCCTACGAGACCGGGCTCGTCCAGCCCGGCTGGCAGTAG